Proteins encoded by one window of Bacillaceae bacterium S4-13-56:
- a CDS encoding spore coat protein — MQGGQMQQNMNQGTSMNHGAHEMLDSHELIGCLIGVIEQYQLYDQNIQDQELKDILQRQTSFMTQMYNTIVESFNTGQDPTVPTQQYKMQQSNEVTYGLKPSQPKKPKIAVNELTDDCYSSFMLGQTKAAASTLTMAAVEMNNPVLRRVVADSVPNMIEMSYELFLYQNKKGYYQVPQLNQQDMNIMLQSYTKAPQQGMH, encoded by the coding sequence ATGCAGGGTGGACAAATGCAACAAAACATGAACCAAGGGACAAGCATGAATCATGGGGCTCATGAGATGCTCGACTCTCATGAATTAATTGGGTGTTTAATCGGTGTCATTGAACAGTATCAACTCTACGATCAAAACATTCAAGATCAGGAATTAAAAGACATCTTACAACGTCAAACTTCGTTCATGACACAAATGTACAACACAATCGTAGAAAGCTTCAACACAGGGCAGGATCCAACTGTACCAACTCAGCAATACAAGATGCAGCAAAGTAACGAGGTCACCTATGGATTGAAGCCTAGTCAACCTAAAAAACCAAAGATAGCAGTCAATGAGCTAACAGATGATTGTTATTCTTCCTTTATGTTAGGACAAACAAAGGCAGCTGCCTCTACCCTTACTATGGCAGCTGTAGAAATGAATAATCCTGTCCTACGCCGTGTAGTTGCAGATAGTGTCCCAAACATGATTGAAATGAGTTATGAGCTATTCTTATATCAGAATAAGAAGGGATATTACCAAGTACCGCAGCTAAATCAACAAGATATGAATATAATGTT